The Candidatus Aminicenantes bacterium genome includes a region encoding these proteins:
- a CDS encoding formate/nitrite transporter family protein has protein sequence MQMECKNPATIAADLANSVCVKKVKSSVFNLTVLGILAGVFIGFGAWLATVVGHDMGANLGLGMTKFMMGAVFSVGLMLVVIAGAELFTGNNLIVLSVLEKKASFGGLMRNWSIVYVANLVGSVLLALIIFYGGLWKMGGNAVGNFAMGIANGKVDLAFWPALFRAIGCNWLVCLAVWMALSSRDTVGKVFAIFFPIMAFVASGFEHSIANMFFIPMGLLLKTVGLAGVDASSNLNMYGFLVRNEIPVTLGNIVGGAFFVATLYWSVYIRKQKEIA, from the coding sequence ATGCAGATGGAGTGCAAGAACCCCGCCACTATTGCTGCTGACCTGGCGAATAGTGTGTGTGTGAAGAAGGTGAAATCCAGTGTGTTCAACCTGACCGTACTGGGAATCCTGGCCGGCGTTTTTATCGGCTTTGGTGCCTGGCTCGCAACCGTAGTCGGCCACGACATGGGGGCCAATCTGGGCTTAGGCATGACCAAGTTCATGATGGGCGCCGTCTTTAGCGTCGGCCTGATGCTGGTGGTCATTGCCGGAGCGGAACTGTTCACCGGCAACAACCTGATCGTATTGAGCGTGTTAGAGAAAAAGGCGAGCTTTGGCGGACTGATGCGCAACTGGTCGATCGTGTATGTTGCCAACCTGGTCGGCTCCGTGTTGCTGGCGCTGATTATTTTTTACGGCGGCTTGTGGAAAATGGGAGGAAATGCGGTCGGGAATTTTGCTATGGGCATCGCCAATGGAAAAGTCGACCTGGCTTTCTGGCCGGCGTTATTCCGGGCCATTGGCTGTAACTGGCTGGTATGCTTGGCTGTATGGATGGCGCTCTCTTCAAGAGACACCGTGGGTAAAGTATTTGCCATCTTTTTCCCCATCATGGCCTTTGTCGCGTCTGGATTTGAGCATAGCATTGCCAACATGTTCTTTATCCCCATGGGCTTGCTGCTCAAGACCGTCGGACTGGCCGGTGTTGACGCTTCTTCCAACTTGAATATGTACGGATTCCTGGTCAGAAACGAAATCCCGGTCACACTGGGCAATATCGTCGGCGGAGCCTTTTTCGTGGCTACGCTGTACTGGTCGGTGTATATCCGCAAACAGAAAGAGATCGCGTAA
- the fdhD gene encoding formate dehydrogenase accessory sulfurtransferase FdhD encodes MQEMQEMLEIQRYRDGKITALQDAVVVERLVSLRINNEITIHHSMSPALYREFATGFILTSGMVTSPGDISQVLVDGDTINVHVRNLQVPNASGKGVGGGWMPLDITKKKTPLHLLRLDLKILESLFGDFSQRSAIFRQTGGIHSAALSDGSQVVCFVEDIGRHNAVDKVVGMAILAGKDLSGLVLLTSGRISAEIVNKAYQVRIPGVVSHSAPTSLAVQMGTRYGMRLVGFLRGNRFNIYA; translated from the coding sequence ATGCAAGAGATGCAGGAAATGTTGGAAATTCAGCGCTACCGCGACGGAAAAATCACGGCCTTGCAGGATGCGGTGGTGGTGGAGCGGCTGGTTTCATTGCGGATCAACAACGAAATCACTATTCATCACTCCATGTCTCCGGCATTGTATAGGGAATTTGCAACCGGCTTTATCTTGACTTCAGGGATGGTCACGTCTCCTGGGGATATATCCCAAGTATTGGTTGATGGGGATACCATCAACGTCCATGTGCGAAACTTACAGGTTCCAAACGCAAGCGGCAAAGGCGTCGGCGGGGGATGGATGCCACTTGATATCACGAAAAAAAAGACTCCTTTGCACCTTCTCCGACTCGATTTAAAAATCCTTGAGAGTTTGTTTGGGGATTTTTCACAGCGTTCAGCGATTTTCCGCCAAACCGGAGGCATTCATTCCGCGGCTCTATCGGACGGGTCCCAGGTAGTCTGTTTTGTTGAGGATATCGGGCGCCACAATGCGGTTGACAAGGTGGTGGGAATGGCGATACTGGCTGGTAAAGACCTTTCCGGCCTGGTGTTGTTGACCAGTGGCCGCATATCAGCTGAAATTGTCAACAAGGCATATCAGGTCCGAATCCCGGGTGTGGTCTCGCATTCCGCTCCCACCAGCCTGGCGGTGCAAATGGGAACGCGATACGGTATGAGACTGGTGGGGTTTTTACGGGGAAACCGTTTTAATATCTATGCATGA
- a CDS encoding porin, producing MYQKRLLLYCLAPILFISLVSPGLAAIKLVDTEMYKVDLYGFFKFDATFQDNPTNSLIAPRFAVAGSDNATGFTAMNSRFGLNIVGPKIPGDWKVKGTLELDLFDGANRNQMKFRTRHAYLTLSKGTVTVLAGQFWDLFSPLGPTTMMTNGYMWNTGNLGFRRAQLRITVTQENFNFALSLNDPTVPGAIATGMPILQARLGLTLGNKKQTKLGLSTAYGKDRHSTFGVESDVNIAGISLDWIIPATDKLIVRGEFGMGENLSVFLSRAGVFQDTPNNAFDGVKVMSFWAEILYKLKKASLWLGYAFENLTENEQLGLATLQNTNCIFSGIQYHMGGKVSFGLEYTHFMSGYLQVDDKAKTNQLILSVIYGF from the coding sequence ATGTATCAGAAACGCTTGCTTCTGTATTGTCTGGCCCCGATTCTTTTCATCAGCCTTGTTTCTCCCGGGCTAGCCGCGATCAAACTCGTGGACACGGAGATGTACAAGGTTGATCTGTATGGTTTCTTTAAATTTGACGCCACCTTCCAGGACAACCCGACCAACAGCCTGATCGCTCCCCGTTTCGCCGTGGCCGGCAGCGACAACGCCACCGGTTTCACCGCCATGAACAGCCGCTTCGGCTTGAACATCGTCGGGCCCAAAATCCCCGGAGATTGGAAGGTCAAGGGTACGCTTGAGCTGGACCTGTTTGATGGTGCCAACCGCAACCAGATGAAGTTTCGCACCCGTCACGCTTATCTGACCCTCTCCAAAGGAACCGTCACCGTCCTGGCCGGTCAGTTCTGGGACCTGTTCTCTCCTCTCGGCCCCACAACCATGATGACCAACGGCTACATGTGGAACACGGGAAACCTGGGATTCCGCCGGGCCCAGCTCCGCATCACCGTGACGCAGGAAAATTTTAATTTCGCCTTGAGTTTGAATGACCCCACGGTGCCGGGCGCCATCGCAACCGGCATGCCCATCCTCCAGGCCAGACTGGGACTAACCCTCGGTAACAAGAAACAAACCAAGCTGGGTCTTTCCACAGCCTATGGCAAGGACCGCCATAGCACATTCGGCGTAGAATCAGATGTAAACATCGCGGGAATCAGCCTGGACTGGATCATCCCGGCAACAGACAAGTTGATCGTGCGGGGCGAATTCGGCATGGGCGAGAATCTCTCGGTATTCCTTTCACGGGCCGGAGTTTTTCAGGATACACCTAACAACGCTTTTGATGGCGTGAAAGTAATGAGTTTCTGGGCGGAAATCCTGTACAAACTGAAAAAGGCCAGCCTATGGCTGGGTTACGCTTTTGAGAACCTGACCGAAAATGAACAATTGGGCCTGGCCACGCTTCAAAACACCAACTGTATTTTCAGTGGCATTCAATACCACATGGGCGGGAAAGTTTCCTTCGGCCTGGAATACACCCATTTCATGAGTGGTTATCTCCAGGTGGACGATAAAGCCAAAACCAACCAGCTCATCCTCAGCGTGATCTACGGATTCTAG